From one Enterococcus sp. DIV2402 genomic stretch:
- a CDS encoding ABC transporter permease subunit (The N-terminal region of this protein, as described by TIGR01726, is a three transmembrane segment that identifies a subfamily of ABC transporter permease subunits, which specificities that include histidine, arginine, glutamine, glutamate, L-cystine (sic), the opines (in Agrobacterium) octopine and nopaline, etc.): protein MKKKATLLVLFSFIATLFLGITPTSFADDEDTFRVGMEAAYAPFNWTQTTDAHGAVPKSGEKNTYVGGYDVEIAKRIADGLGKKLEVVAIQWDGLVPALNSNKIDAIVAGMSPTEERRKEISFTDPYYESHLVVVVQKDGKYADAQSLTDLEGAKVTAQLNTFHYSVIDQIPGVEKQQAQQNFSAMRVALSSGVIDGYVSERPEGVTAANVNKNFKMLEFSEEQGFQTNPEDVQVAVGMRKNDEMIAKVNEVLATISQDERNKIMDDAVANQPSASDEEELGLVQVFKNIITQYGGLFLRGAGVTVFIAIFSTIAGTLIGLLVGVFRTLPESDNPVARFCQKIINWILTIYIEVFRGTPMMVQAMVIFYGLALAFQIDLNRTIAALLIVSINTGAYMSEIVRGGIFAVDKGQFEAAQAIGMTHRQTMTKVVLPQVIRNILPAIGNETVINIKDTAVLSVISVGDLFYQGSAAAGTNLLFFQTFTIIGAIYLVLTITATRLLRLMEKRMDGPSAYVRLEETEESKQ, encoded by the coding sequence ATGAAAAAGAAAGCAACCTTACTTGTCTTATTTTCATTTATAGCAACGTTATTTTTGGGAATAACACCAACAAGTTTTGCCGATGACGAAGATACTTTCCGTGTTGGAATGGAAGCAGCGTATGCGCCATTTAACTGGACGCAAACAACAGATGCACACGGTGCTGTACCTAAAAGTGGCGAAAAAAATACATACGTCGGTGGGTACGACGTTGAAATTGCCAAACGAATTGCTGACGGATTAGGAAAAAAATTAGAAGTTGTGGCTATTCAATGGGATGGTCTCGTACCTGCATTAAACTCCAATAAAATTGATGCCATCGTGGCAGGGATGTCACCTACCGAGGAACGTCGTAAAGAAATTTCTTTTACCGATCCCTATTATGAATCACATTTAGTTGTGGTGGTTCAAAAAGATGGCAAATATGCCGATGCGCAAAGTTTAACTGATTTAGAAGGCGCCAAAGTAACTGCACAATTAAATACTTTTCATTATAGTGTAATTGACCAAATTCCTGGCGTTGAAAAACAACAAGCCCAACAAAACTTTTCAGCTATGCGTGTGGCGTTGTCTTCCGGAGTCATTGATGGTTATGTCAGTGAACGTCCAGAAGGTGTCACTGCAGCTAACGTAAATAAAAACTTTAAAATGCTTGAGTTTTCTGAAGAGCAAGGATTCCAAACAAATCCAGAAGATGTTCAAGTAGCGGTGGGGATGCGCAAAAATGATGAAATGATTGCTAAAGTCAATGAAGTCTTAGCAACGATTTCTCAAGACGAGCGCAATAAAATCATGGATGATGCGGTAGCAAATCAACCTTCCGCCTCAGATGAAGAAGAGTTAGGTCTTGTTCAAGTTTTTAAAAATATTATTACGCAATATGGTGGATTATTCTTGCGTGGTGCAGGAGTCACCGTCTTTATTGCGATTTTCTCAACCATTGCCGGTACTTTAATTGGTTTATTAGTCGGTGTTTTCCGTACGTTACCTGAATCAGATAATCCTGTTGCACGTTTCTGCCAAAAAATTATCAACTGGATTTTAACAATCTATATTGAAGTTTTCCGTGGCACACCAATGATGGTGCAAGCAATGGTTATCTTCTATGGTTTAGCACTGGCTTTTCAAATTGACTTAAATCGTACGATTGCTGCCTTACTAATTGTTTCTATTAATACAGGAGCATACATGTCTGAAATCGTGCGTGGCGGAATTTTCGCTGTTGATAAAGGACAATTCGAAGCTGCACAAGCAATTGGGATGACACATCGTCAAACCATGACCAAAGTTGTATTGCCACAAGTTATCCGTAACATTTTACCTGCTATCGGAAATGAAACAGTCATTAACATTAAAGATACCGCTGTTTTAAGTGTTATCAGTGTAGGGGATTTGTTCTATCAAGGATCTGCTGCTGCCGGAACTAATTTATTGTTCTTCCAAACATTTACCATTATCGGTGCCATTTACCTTGTCTTAACCATTACTGCCACTCGTCTACTGCGCTTAATGGAGAAGAGAATGGACGGTCCTTCTGCGTATGTTCGTTTAGAAGAAACTGAAGAAAGCAAACAATAA
- a CDS encoding amino acid ABC transporter ATP-binding protein, with translation MSAIIEINHLKKSFGSNEVLKDINATVNKGEVLTIIGSSGSGKSTLLRCINLLEKPTSGEILYKGENVLAKGYSLSKYRTHLGMVFQSFNLFNNMDVLENCVTGQVTVLKRNREEAKQIALENLKKVGMDRFVSAKPAQLSGGQKQRVAIARALSMNPDVMLFDEPTSALDPEMVGEVLKTMKDLAETGLTMVIVTHEMGFAKEVSDRVIFMDKGVIAEEGTPEDIFVHPKEVRTKEFLHRVLND, from the coding sequence ATGTCAGCAATTATCGAAATTAATCATTTAAAGAAAAGCTTTGGCTCAAATGAAGTATTAAAAGATATTAATGCAACTGTCAATAAAGGCGAAGTGTTAACCATCATTGGTTCTTCTGGATCAGGAAAATCAACATTATTGCGTTGCATCAACTTATTAGAAAAACCAACAAGTGGTGAAATTTTATATAAAGGTGAAAATGTCTTAGCAAAAGGCTACAGTTTATCAAAATACCGAACACATTTAGGGATGGTTTTCCAGTCATTCAATTTATTTAATAATATGGATGTTTTAGAAAATTGTGTAACAGGACAAGTAACTGTCTTAAAACGTAATCGTGAAGAAGCAAAACAAATTGCTTTAGAAAACTTAAAAAAAGTCGGCATGGACCGTTTTGTTTCAGCTAAACCTGCCCAACTATCTGGTGGACAAAAACAACGCGTTGCCATCGCTCGTGCCTTATCAATGAACCCCGATGTCATGCTTTTTGATGAACCAACGTCTGCACTTGACCCAGAAATGGTCGGTGAAGTATTAAAAACCATGAAAGATTTAGCAGAAACTGGGTTAACAATGGTTATCGTTACCCACGAAATGGGCTTTGCCAAAGAAGTTTCTGACCGTGTTATTTTCATGGACAAAGGAGTGATTGCCGAAGAAGGTACTCCTGAAGATATTTTTGTTCATCCAAAAGAAGTACGTACCAAGGAGTTTTTACATCGTGTATTAAACGATTAA